Part of the Lotus japonicus ecotype B-129 chromosome 6, LjGifu_v1.2 genome, TTTAATGGAAAAGAAGTTACCTCATAGGATTCAGAAATGAGTTTGAATTTAGTCTCAGCATCATTCTTATTGTCTGGATTCTTGTCAGGGTGCCATTTCATGGCAAGTCTTCTGTAAGCTTTCTTCAACTCTTCATCAGTTGCATGATGGTCAACCTCCAAAATCTCATAGTAATCCACACCCATCTTCAGATCTTCCTACTTGTTCAACACCACTCCAATTCAAACTGAAAGTCTTCCAGTTTTCTCTTCCTCTGTTCAACCTCTCTGTTTGTCCTGTTGCTTGATTGTAACACTATAGTTATAGTTATCCACAATGGTTAATCTGAGAAATTTTCCTAAATGTggtaaataatatcaatcaaataTTCTATGGAGTCAAATTGAACAATCAGTAACGAAAATAATTCAAGTAGTATTTTATAACAATTTAAATGTCTAGATTGTATATACATTATTATTCATACAAATATGTCataattatatttaataatGTAATATTTCCACGCGATACACGAGCTGGAAGGATTTTGATCATAGGGGATTCCAACTGGCACACTAAACTAAAGTGTTTTGATTTTTGTCCAtctatattttcctttttaagttttttatGCGATATGTTTATGTATATTGTTTCTAAACTTATTCTAATCATATGAGAAAAAATTTGGTATATATTTTAGGAAGTATTTTGTACATTTCTACTATCTTAATGTGGAAGCATGATACTAGGAGAGTTTTGTCATTTGTGGGAGTGATTAACTCTTTTAAAATGTAGGAGTGATCAACTCTCATACCTTGACAGCGTGACCCTTATATATGACAATTGATATGCCAATTTTGATTCAAAACAACAGAAAATCAATTCACGATTTTGGCATTATATTTTGAAGTGATTTTGGTATTCTTACTTAATTTTCATTTGAGATTTGGGGTAAAATGAAATAGAAATTATTTATCTTATCCTCATAGCGGCCCAACACTAATGAGACTTAaaacaaactttaaaattatgccttttttttttgtctttttgacTTAGTATTAATGTTTAGTTTTTGGGGCATTTtttattaagtaaaaaaaaatattttgagaCTTTTTTTCCTTAGTAAAAATAAGAATTTTGGGAGGCTTAAAGCCCTTGCATGGGTGACTTTATCCTTGAGCCGATCTTACTTATCCAACTAGACTCTAGCTCAGCTCCCCTACAAGATATGATAAATAAAATTGCATTATCCTTCTAGTGCAACAAACATCATATAACAGTAAGATATGACTCTATTATCCTACTCGATCCATCAAAAAgcgtaaaaaaataattttagctCTGAATTTTAAAGTTAAGCTCTAAAAAATATGTTTCAAACACTTGTATAGTTAAATTtaaaaagaataatttatatTACAAAGTGGTTTGCGCGTATTTTCCTTATAAGAAAAGGAAGCaacataattttataaaattccAGAAACATATGCGTATGTTCTAAATGGAGCGAACTCATTTCTAGAATCACGTACGTAGCTATTAAGTTCAAAGGCTGATAAAACAATTCCCAACAATTCTAATTACTCAGTACTACTATCAAGTATCAACCTTAATTCAAAATGTCAGACATCAAATAACTCATTGCACAAACTACATAAAATTATAATGATAGAGCAAAGACTATTATGGCGCTAGAACTTTCCTAATTCTTGCTTTCTGCTCTGAGGTCAACCTTGCTGGGAATTCGGTGTTGAATTTGATCCTGAGATTACCCTTCTTTGAAGGATCTTTTGGAATAGGCATGCCTTCCCCGGGGACCACCTCTTCATAGCTTGAATGAATCACATTGTTTATGGGAATGCTCAGGGCCCTGCCATCCAGTGTTGTAAGATGGACAGTGTAGCCTGTTAGAGATTCAGCAAGTGATATCCTTTGTGTGACAACCAAATCATTACCATCTCTTGTAAATACACTGTGAGGTTAATAAAAAGGCAGTGAGATTTGATTAATGTAGCTGCATTAACTGATAAAGTAATAATTGGAAGAACAAGCTATTGCTCCACTACATGAGAAAATTTTCATGACTACTAGAAATTCACTTCTCACCTAACTCTACCAAGATGAATTTAGGAAAGAACCTGATATTAACTGTATCCCAAAAGCAACCTTTGAGATGATGGTTGCTCTAAACTTAATAGACTATATCTCTATTTAATTAGGAACTTCTCGATACACCCTCACATTATGGTTGGACATCAGCAAGACTGGACATCTGATAGTGGCTAAATGTATCTAGAATAGGTTCATATATCATATTATAATTCAAATTAAGGGCAACTCTATTCAAGACTAAGTAGCTAACAAATGGAAGAACATGTTTTTGCTCAAGATTTATGAATAGTAGAAATTCAGGGTAGGTCTAACTCTATCCTAGGCGAATCCATGACAGACTCTAATATGGTATTAGAATTAGAGTAAAATCTACCATATCTTAAAAGCAGCTTTGAGGGTGATGATTACTCTAAACTTATTGGTCATATATCTATTTAATGTGAAACTTCGCAACACAATCCTCACTCCAATGAGGGAAGCATGAAATTTTGCAAAACTAGCAGTCCATTTATGAGTGGTCTCACATCTGAATTCTAATAAACGAATTTGGGATATAGTCATATTAGAATTCAGATTAGACCTTTACGGAAAAACTACCTATGATTTGGGGCATCCAAACACAGAAATCAATCAGCCTAGAAAAAAACACCTAATTGAACTCAAGACTAAACACATAAATATATCCTGAGTCATCAATTATTTACACATTTTGCTTCTTGTAGGAGATGGAAAAGCAGAGTGGTGCTTACCAGTTTGGATCCGCAATTTTACTCGAGTTCATCTTTTTTAGTAGTCCCCTTATATAGCTCCTTAAGGCTCCAAGGAAGCCTATTTTCTTCAACCCTTCATCAGTTGCATCACGGTCAACCCCCAAAGTCACATAGTAGTCCACAGCCATCTTCAGATCTTCCTACTTGTTCAGCACCACTCCACTCCAATTCAAACTGAAACTCTTGCAGTTTTCTCTTCCTCTATTCAACCTCTCTGTTTGTCCGGTTGCTTCCTTGTAACACTAGTTATAGTCATCCACAATTGTTAATCTAGGAAATTTTCCCAAATGTggtaaataatatcaatcaaataTTCTATGGAGTCAAATTGAACAATCAGTAATGCATATAATTCAAGTAGTATTTTATGATAATTTAAATGCATAATCGTATGTATGTGCATTATTCACACAAAAATGTCACATTTATATTTAGAAATATCAGATCTCCACGCGGGGCACAAGTCGAGAAGATTTTGAACATAAGTGTTTTGATTGTAAGAGACAGACTAAAGTCTTTTGATTTTCGTACAtttatattttccatttttaagCCTTTAATacggtttcaaaaaaaaaaagccttcAATACAATATGTTGTACATATTGTTTCTAAATTTATTCTAATCATATGAGAAAATATTTGGTAGATATTTTAGGAAGTATTTTGTACATTTCTGCTATTTTAATGTGGAAGCATGATACCTTAAAAAAAAATGCGGAAGCATGATACTAGGAGAGTTTTGTGGGAGTGATTAACTCTTTTAAATGTAGTAGCATAATACTAGGAGGAAATTGTAGGAGTGATAACTCTCATACCTTGACGACTTGAcccgtatatatatatatatgtcaatTTTGATTCAGAACAATAGAAAATCAATTCACGATTTTGGCATTCTTTTTTTAAGTGATTTTGGCATTCTTActtaattttaatttgagaTTAGGTTGTAAAAGgaaatagaattttttttatcctaTCCTACTGTACTCTAGCTCAGCAGTCAGCACCCCTACAAGATAggataaaaaaagataaaattgcATTATTCTTCTAATACAACAAACATCATATTACATTAAAATATGACTGTATTATCCCATCCGATCCatgaaaaaaagggaaaaatagTTTTAGCTTTAGCTTTACTTTTAAAGTTAAGCTCTAAAAAAAATGTGTCAAACACTtgtataattaaatttaaaaagaataatttatatTACAAAGTGATTTGCACTGTATTTTCCTTTTAAGAAAGGGAAGCAACATAATGTTATTATTCCAGAAATAGATGCGTGTGTGCTTCTTAAACCAAGTTATCTCTATATCATGTATGATGTTCTGAACCTTTGTTTAATCACTAATATCTAAATGGAGGGAACTCATTTCCAAAATCACGTAGCTATTAACCTCAAAGTTTTAAGGCTGATACCACAACAATTCTAGTTACTCTGTATCAAGTATCAACCTTAATTCAAAATGTCACACCTCAACTAACTCATTGCACAAACTACACAAAATAATAATGAGAGAGCATAGACTATTATGGCGCCAGAAGTTTCTTAATTCCAGCTTTCTGCTCTGAGGTCAACCTCGCTGGGAATTTGATGTTGAATTTGATCCTGAGATTACCCTTCTTTGAAGGATCTTTTGGAATAGGCATGCCTTCCCTGGGGACCACCTCTTCATAGCTTGGATGAATCACATTGTTTATGGGAATGCTCAGAGCCCTGCCATCCAGTGTTGTGAGATGGACAGTGTAGCCTGCTAGAGCTTCAGCCAGTGATACTCTTTGTGTGACAACCAAATCATTACCATCTCTTGTAAATACACTGTGAGGTTTCTCATCAATAACAAACACAAGATCCGCAGCAATCATGTTTGGCTGCTCATTTCCTTTCTCTGGGAACGTGATCTTTGTCCCCTTTTTCCACCCGGGTTTGATGTCAATGGTTAGGATTTCCTCCACAGGCAAAGTTTTCCTGCAAGCAATAAAAAGGCAGAGAGATTTTATCAGTATAGCTGCATTTAATGATAAAGTAATGATTGGAAGAACAAGCTTTTGCTTCATTACATGAGAAAATTTTCATGACTACTAGAAATTCACTTCAGGCCTAACTCTACACCTAGGTGAATTTAGGAAAGAAGCTGATAATATATTGAAATTCACTATATCCCAAAAGCAACCTTTGAGATGATGGTTGCTATACGCTTACTAGGCCATATCGTCTTGACATCTGATGGTGGCTAAAAGTATCTAGGATAGGCTAATATACCATATTTGAATTCAGGTTAAGTCCAGCTCTACCCAAAATCTCAATAGCTAACTAAAGGAAGAACAAGTTTTTGCTCCATTACATGAAAAGATTTCTAGCATAGTAGAAATTCAGGGTAGGTCTAACACTATCCTAGGCGGATCCACGATAGATTCTAATATGCTATTAGAACTACAGTAAAAGTTAGCTTTGCGGTGATAATTGCTCTAAACTTATTGGTTGGTCATGTCTCTTATTTAATGTGAACCTTCCTAACACACTCCTCACTCCAAAGCAGGAAGCGTGAAGTTTTGCAGGACCGGAAATCTACTAGCAATCCATTTGAGTGGTCACAAATCTAATACTAATAGacttcaaaaaacaaaattatatcTAAATTAAACAAAACTAGCTACGATTTGGGGCTTCTGAACACAGAACTCAATCAGCCTAGGAAAAACACCTAAATTAAACTCAAGACTGAACACATAATTATATCAGAGTaatcagttatatattttcatacTTTGCTTCATTGTAGTAGATGGAAAAGCAGAGTGGTGCTTACCCGCTTGCATCAGCAATCTCCCTTGAGATCTTCATCTTTTTGGTAGTCCCCTTATATAGCTCCTCAAGGCTACAAGGCACTCTATTTTCTATTGCAGGTGCCTTGCGAGGACCCTGTGCACTCATAGGCCTTCCTTCTCCAAATGAACTGAacatgtcatcaccaaacattCCACCAAAGGACCTAGACCCACCCCTcattccaccaccaccacccatgcCTCCAAACGGGCTTGAAAACCCGAAAAACTCGGCAAAGATGTCATCTGCATTTCTGGGATTGAACCTGAACGTTGTTGGTCCATCTCCAGTTTGGAAGAATGAGGTCCCACCAGCACCAGCAGCATCTGGAGGTGGCACTTGCCCTTTAAGCCCTTCTTCTCCATACTGATCATAAATTGCTTTCTTCTGAGGATCACTTAGAACCTTCACCAAACCAACACATACACCAAATCagaatctatatatattaatCACCTAGAAATGTTACATTACAATATTACATGTATCTGTGAATTTCTAAACAGAGGAAAACAATAGATTTAAGGATAGTAGGTGGTACCTCGTAGGCTTCAGAAATCTGTTTGAATTTAGTCTCAGCGTCTTTCTTATTGGTGGGGTTCTTATCAGGGTGCCATTTCATGGCAAGCTTTCTGTAAGCTTTCTTCAACTCATCATCGGTGGCGTTCTTGCCAACCTGCAAAATCTTGTAGTAATCCACTCCCATATTCGTCGTGCTTGAAAATTCTTCTTGTTCTGAAATCTGAAGGTGCTATTGTTATCTTGGAGGATCAAGCTTATGGTCTCGTTGCGATGATCAGAGTTAGCTAGCAAATCGAATATTAGTAGGGAGAATGGGAATGAGAAGATTTGTCTGGAAGGTGCGCAATGCACCAACAAGACCAGAAGGGTGTAGAACTTTCGAGGCGTACAAGGTCTCTTTGGAGTTTGGACAGAGTGTCTCACGGTGCCACGTAATACTAATTtcttatttataaatttatttataaattatcatttttaaaatttataacatTAAACAATATTCTATTAACGGACGCAATCTAGAGTCAGCCCATACAATCAAAGCTAAGTTTAATGGATCTGCGTCGGTTGAAGTGTTAAGTGTGTTCATAGTACGGGTATAGAATTGACAAAAGAGTAGCCTCGGCCACCCTAATGATGCTAAATAGTTAGCATCAACCTTTAACTTGAGTCATGACATTGACGATAAACTAACGCTAAATCGACTTTAGTACTCTGCTTTTGTCTTATTAGTGCTAGACGATGTTGATTAGTGCTCTTACTTCCTTACACAATCATCTATATCCTAAAGGAAGGTCTCTTAAATAattaaacaacaacaacaaaaaagttATAAAGCAGTAATTaacataaaaattgaaattagttTTACCGCTACTAGTTGTAGGGACGCCTTAATTAACACTACAAATCATTAGTCGAATTAACCAAGAAAAAtaacattataatttttttttattcatcattgtttattgttttcATCCCATCACATACAATAATAATCAAACATTATTCCATTCAAAACATTTGGATATAAGAGATTTATCTAGATTCTCGATTAAACA contains:
- the LOC130724670 gene encoding uncharacterized protein LOC130724670 encodes the protein MAVDYYVTLGVDRDATDEGLKKIGFLGALRSYIRGLLKKMNSSKIADPNCVFTRDGNDLVVTQRISLAESLTGYTVHLTTLDGRALSIPINNVIHSSYEEVVPGEGMPIPKDPSKKGNLRIKFNTEFPARLTSEQKARIRKVLAP
- the LOC130725044 gene encoding uncharacterized protein LOC130725044, whose amino-acid sequence is MGVDYYKILQVGKNATDDELKKAYRKLAMKWHPDKNPTNKKDAETKFKQISEAYEVLSDPQKKAIYDQYGEEGLKGQVPPPDAAGAGGTSFFQTGDGPTTFRFNPRNADDIFAEFFGFSSPFGGMGGGGGMRGGSRSFGGMFGDDMFSSFGEGRPMSAQGPRKAPAIENRVPCSLEELYKGTTKKMKISREIADASGKTLPVEEILTIDIKPGWKKGTKITFPEKGNEQPNMIAADLVFVIDEKPHSVFTRDGNDLVVTQRVSLAEALAGYTVHLTTLDGRALSIPINNVIHPSYEEVVPREGMPIPKDPSKKGNLRIKFNIKFPARLTSEQKAGIKKLLAP